A part of Triticum urartu cultivar G1812 unplaced genomic scaffold, Tu2.1 TuUngrouped_contig_9220, whole genome shotgun sequence genomic DNA contains:
- the LOC125532145 gene encoding uncharacterized protein LOC125532145 isoform X2 has product MAVVLAWLNARVVDPLLQGQRRPPSERGRAHGALLHELPVRCRRPLRAPARGESALVVVAFSFARCVGRSAAAASGWRIDAVAGNGAAEEQDQREDEGIAEPDTQFQQGRHHKTSKASMLDEAIEYLKPLQLQVHVSKCTSGWLVDVEANLLVHLF; this is encoded by the exons ATGGCAGTGGTCCTCGCATGGCTTAACGCCAGGGTCGTCGATCCCTTGCTGCAG GGACAGAGACGGCCACCGAGCGAGCGAGGGAGGGCCCATGGCGCTCTCCTGCATGAGCTGCCCGTTCGTTGCCGGCGGCCCCTCCGTGCGCCGGCCCGCGGCGAGTCCGCCCTCGTCGTCGTCGCCTTTTCCTTTGCCAGATGCGTTGGGAGATCGGCGGCCGCCGCCTCAGGGTGGCGCATTGACGCCGTCGCCGGGAATGGAG CGGCGGAGGAGCAGGATCAACGAGAAGATGAAGGCATTGCAGAGCCTGATACCCAATTCCAACAAGGTCGGCACCACAAAACCAGCAAGGCATCCATGCTTGACGAGGCCATTGAGTATCTGAAGCCACTGCAGCTCCAAGTACATGTCAGTAAATGCACGTCTGGGTGGCTGGTTGATGTAGAGGCTAACTTGCTAGTGCATTTATTTTAA
- the LOC125532145 gene encoding uncharacterized protein LOC125532145 isoform X1 produces MAVVLAWLNARVVDPLLQWLWQGQRRPPSERGRAHGALLHELPVRCRRPLRAPARGESALVVVAFSFARCVGRSAAAASGWRIDAVAGNGAAEEQDQREDEGIAEPDTQFQQGRHHKTSKASMLDEAIEYLKPLQLQVHVSKCTSGWLVDVEANLLVHLF; encoded by the exons ATGGCAGTGGTCCTCGCATGGCTTAACGCCAGGGTCGTCGATCCCTTGCTGCAG TGGTTATGGCAGGGACAGAGACGGCCACCGAGCGAGCGAGGGAGGGCCCATGGCGCTCTCCTGCATGAGCTGCCCGTTCGTTGCCGGCGGCCCCTCCGTGCGCCGGCCCGCGGCGAGTCCGCCCTCGTCGTCGTCGCCTTTTCCTTTGCCAGATGCGTTGGGAGATCGGCGGCCGCCGCCTCAGGGTGGCGCATTGACGCCGTCGCCGGGAATGGAG CGGCGGAGGAGCAGGATCAACGAGAAGATGAAGGCATTGCAGAGCCTGATACCCAATTCCAACAAGGTCGGCACCACAAAACCAGCAAGGCATCCATGCTTGACGAGGCCATTGAGTATCTGAAGCCACTGCAGCTCCAAGTACATGTCAGTAAATGCACGTCTGGGTGGCTGGTTGATGTAGAGGCTAACTTGCTAGTGCATTTATTTTAA
- the LOC125532145 gene encoding uncharacterized protein LOC125532145 isoform X3 → MAVVLAWLNARVVDPLLQWLWQGQRRPPSERGRAHGALLHELPVRCRRPLRAPARGESALVVVAFSFARCVGRSAAAASGWRIDAVAGNGAAEEQDQREDEGIAEPDTQFQQGRHHKTSKASMLDEAIEYLKPLQLQVHDNEMLKWQSESMRL, encoded by the exons ATGGCAGTGGTCCTCGCATGGCTTAACGCCAGGGTCGTCGATCCCTTGCTGCAG TGGTTATGGCAGGGACAGAGACGGCCACCGAGCGAGCGAGGGAGGGCCCATGGCGCTCTCCTGCATGAGCTGCCCGTTCGTTGCCGGCGGCCCCTCCGTGCGCCGGCCCGCGGCGAGTCCGCCCTCGTCGTCGTCGCCTTTTCCTTTGCCAGATGCGTTGGGAGATCGGCGGCCGCCGCCTCAGGGTGGCGCATTGACGCCGTCGCCGGGAATGGAG CGGCGGAGGAGCAGGATCAACGAGAAGATGAAGGCATTGCAGAGCCTGATACCCAATTCCAACAAGGTCGGCACCACAAAACCAGCAAGGCATCCATGCTTGACGAGGCCATTGAGTATCTGAAGCCACTGCAGCTCCAAGTACAT